A region from the Macrobrachium nipponense isolate FS-2020 chromosome 47, ASM1510439v2, whole genome shotgun sequence genome encodes:
- the LOC135204711 gene encoding zinc finger protein OZF-like: MNTLSLRSRTGHKAKMNPGHSLEFPLKSETEGALSLPSINQENSNLAAFSGTSDEDFLSLDPFMDIKIEPEEFCESNEDDEYSYEMNSTVNEKHPQTCKKEVKQERRNSHNGEKPFISTDCEKTFYKKINLTNDITNPTREKFMCNDCGKAFSLKHNLIVHTRIHTGEKPFTCKECGKEFAHKHHLTSHMRIHTGEKPFTCNECGKPFSKKSMLTLHMRIHTGENPFRCKECGKAFSQKPHLASHMKIHTGEKPFRCKECDKAFSQKANLTSHMRLHTGEKPFMCKECDKVFSHKPSLTLHMRWHTGENPFICKECGKAFSDKSILTLHMRLHTGEKPFMCNECGKAFSQKSNLTSHMRLHTREKPFMCNECGKGFSQKSSLTRHMRFHTGEKPFMCKECGKAFSLKSTLTDHIRIHTGEKPFMCNGCDKGFSQKSNLTSHMRLHTGEEKETT; the protein is encoded by the coding sequence ATGAACACATTGTCATTACGGAGCAGGACGGGACAtaaggctaaaatgaatccaggacattctttagaatttcctttgaaaagtgaaactgaaggtgcattatcactaccttccataaatcaagaaaacagcaacttggctgcctttagtggaaccagtgatgaagactttttgtctctggatccatttatggacatcaaaatagagccagaggaattctgtgagtctaatgaagatgatgaatattcatatgaaatgaattcaacagtgaatgaaaaacatccacaaacttgcaaaaaggaagtaaaacaagaaagaagaaatagtCACAATGGAGAGAAGCCTTTCATATCCACTGACTGTGAGAAaacattttacaagaaaattaatcttacaaatgatatcacaaatcctaccagagagaaattcatgtgcaatgactgtgggaaagcattttccttgaaacaTAATCTTATAGTTCATACGAGAATCCATAcgggagagaagccattcacgtgcaaggaatgtgggaaagaaTTTGCCCACAAACAtcatcttacaagtcatatgagaatccataccggagagaagccattcacgtGCAATGAATGTGGGAAACCATTTTCCAAGAAATCAATGCTTAcacttcatatgagaatccacactggagagaatCCATTCAGGtgtaaggaatgtgggaaagcattttcccagaaaccacATCTTGCAAGTCATATGAaaatccacactggagagaaaccattcagatgcaaggaatgtgataaagcattttcccagaaagcaaatcttacaagtcatatgagattgcatactggagagaaaccattcatgtgcaaggaatgtgataaAGTATTTTCCCATAAACCAAGtcttacacttcatatgagatggcatactggagagaatccattcatatgcaaggaatgtgggaaagcattttccgaTAAATCAATtcttacacttcatatgagattgcatactggagagaagccattcatgtgcaatgaatgtgggaaagcattttcccagaaatcaaatcttacaagtcatatgagattgcacactagagagaagccattcatgtgcaatgaatgtgggaaaggattttcccagaaatcaagtcttacacgtcatatgaggttccataccggagagaagccattcatgtgcaaagaatgtgggaaagcattttccctgaAATCAACTCTTACAGATCATATaagaatccacactggagagaagccattcatgtgcaacggATGTGATAAAGGATTTTCCCAGAAATcaaatcttacaagtcatatgaggttgcataccggagaggaaaaagaaacaacatga